CATCGAAACATCCGCAACGTTCCTTAATCAAACCACATCTGCTCAATCTTTCGGGGAGTGGCTCTAGACTCAATGGCATTATTATTGAACGGAATCTGGAACAGCCCCATGCAGGCATTGATAGCGCAACTGTCAAAGCAGCAAAACACCTGATTGTCGTTCATGCTCGCCATCCCGCCAGCCTGGAATGGAGCGTTGACGGAAGGAGAAACGCAGCGGTGTTTTCAGAAGGCGATGCGATCGTCAATCCAGTTGGGCTTTTTGTTGCCCCACGTTGGGACGCAAAGGTTGAACTTCTTCTCCTAGCGATTAATCCTACCTTGATCAATCAGATCGCAGAGGAAATGGATCGTCCAGGTAAAGTCGAACTGATTCCCCACTTTCAGTTCCGTGACGAACTACTTCAGCAACTGATACGCAGTCTCAACGCTGAATTCGAGCAAGACTTACCCCCTGATTCTGTGTATGTTCAGTCACTGACGCACACATTGATCGCCCACCTGATCAAAAAGTATTCTGTTGCAGAACTTACGCAGTCCAATGAAAATTACGGATTAGCCCCCCGCAAACTTGCTCTGGTAACGAACTATATCAATGACCATCTCGGCGAAACCCTTTCGTTGGAGGCGATCGCAAAAGTTGTACAAATCAGCCCGTCCCACTTCATCACAATGTTCAAGCAATCCACTGGGCTGACTCCACACCAGTATGTGATGACTCAACGGATCGAGAAAGCGATGGTACTCTTGACGCAGAGCAGGCTGCCAATTTCAGACATTGCCAGACAGACCGGATTTGCCGACCAAAGCCATCTAACCCGCCTGATGCGGCGCTATACAGGGCTGACCCCTAAAATTCTGCGAGACAAATAAATAAATCCGTAAGAATCTTCCAAGAAAAGTGGTTCTGTTCAAGACTATACGGCTTCAGATGATTATAATTCATTCAGAAATTTCCCAAAGCTTACTTGGCAAAAAGAAAGGAAACAACTATGTCGGTAAATACGTTGAATGGAAAAGTTGTCATCATCGGCGGCGGTGCAAAAAATTTGGGTGGACTCATCTCGCGGGATTTGGCTCAACATGGGGCAAAGGCAATTGTGGTTCATTACAACAGCAATTCGACTAAAGCCGCAGCAGATGAAACGGTTGCCGCAGTTAAAGCCGCAGGTGCGGAGGCGATCGCAGTTCAAGGCGATTTAAGTGTTGTGGCAAACAACGTCAAATTGTTTGACGCAGCCATCAAGGCATTTGGTGGGGTTGATATTGCGATCAATACAACTGGAATGGTGATTAAAAAACCGATTGTTGAAGTATCTGAGGAAGATTACGATAAGATTTTTGCAGTGAATTCAAAAGCTGCTTTTTTCTTCATCCAAGAAGCAGGAAAAAAACTGAACGATCGCGGAAAAATCTGTACCATCGTCAGTTCATTGTTAGCGGCTTACACCGATAGTTATGCCATCTATCCGGGAAGTAAAGCCCCGGTCGAGCATTACACCCGTGCTGCTTCCAAGGAATTTGGCGATCGCGGTATTTCTGTAACAGCTGTGGGGCCAGGACCGATGGAAACTCCCTTTTTCTACGGACAAGAAACGACTGAATCTGCCCAATACAATCAAACGGCAGCGGCTCTAAGCAAGTATACCAAAACGGGTCTAACGGACATCGAAGACATTGTTCCATTAATCAGATTTTTAGTCACTGATGGATGGTGGATCACCGGACAGACCATTTTTGCAAACGGCGGTTATACAACGCGGTAAGCAGACAAGGAGCATACCCAAAAATGACTAAAGGGAGGTTAGAAGCATTCAGTGATGGGGTGATTGCCATTATCATCACCATTATGGTGCTGGAGTTGAAAATACCCCATGAGTCTGATTTAGCTGCACTCCGTCCGCTGATTCCGACCTTTCTGAGCTATGTGCTGAGTTTCGTAAATGTTGGTATCTACTGGAATAACCACCATCACTTGTTCCAAGCAGTCCGGCAGGTTAACGGTCGTACCTTGTGGGCAAACCTTCATTTGTTGTTCTGGTTATCCTTATTTCCTTTTGCCACAGCCTGGATGGGTGAGAATCACTTTGCTTCATTGCCCGTTGCGCTTTATGGTGTGGTTTTGCTGTTGGCAGCGATCGCCTACTTCATTCTGACCCGCACACTCATCCTTCACCACGGTAAAGGTTCCACACTGGCGAACGCTCTTGGTCGAGACTTTAAAGGCAAGGTATCGGTGTTGATTTATGCAGTTGCAATCCCCCTTGCCTTTGCAAAATCTTGGCTTGCATGTGCATTATATGTTCTGGTTGCAGTCATGTGGCTCATTCCCGATAGCCGTATTGAAAAGACTTTGAACTCATAAAGTGCAGTACTTCATATTTTGGTTAGGTGAACAGTGAGTGTTGACGATATTGTTAAACTATTCGATGCGATTACAAAATTGCTCAACGTTCTCATCTGGCCGGGAGTACTTTTGTTCATCCTGATCCGGTTTGGTCGGGATTTGTGTGAATTCTTCTCAAGCTTGGGTGAGTTATCGTTTAAAGGGGCTGGATTTGAGCCTTCCTTAAAGAGAAAGCAAGCCGAAGTT
This genomic interval from Neosynechococcus sphagnicola sy1 contains the following:
- a CDS encoding helix-turn-helix domain-containing protein, translating into MQPSKHPQRSLIKPHLLNLSGSGSRLNGIIIERNLEQPHAGIDSATVKAAKHLIVVHARHPASLEWSVDGRRNAAVFSEGDAIVNPVGLFVAPRWDAKVELLLLAINPTLINQIAEEMDRPGKVELIPHFQFRDELLQQLIRSLNAEFEQDLPPDSVYVQSLTHTLIAHLIKKYSVAELTQSNENYGLAPRKLALVTNYINDHLGETLSLEAIAKVVQISPSHFITMFKQSTGLTPHQYVMTQRIEKAMVLLTQSRLPISDIARQTGFADQSHLTRLMRRYTGLTPKILRDK
- a CDS encoding SDR family oxidoreductase — encoded protein: MSVNTLNGKVVIIGGGAKNLGGLISRDLAQHGAKAIVVHYNSNSTKAAADETVAAVKAAGAEAIAVQGDLSVVANNVKLFDAAIKAFGGVDIAINTTGMVIKKPIVEVSEEDYDKIFAVNSKAAFFFIQEAGKKLNDRGKICTIVSSLLAAYTDSYAIYPGSKAPVEHYTRAASKEFGDRGISVTAVGPGPMETPFFYGQETTESAQYNQTAAALSKYTKTGLTDIEDIVPLIRFLVTDGWWITGQTIFANGGYTTR
- a CDS encoding TMEM175 family protein, giving the protein MTKGRLEAFSDGVIAIIITIMVLELKIPHESDLAALRPLIPTFLSYVLSFVNVGIYWNNHHHLFQAVRQVNGRTLWANLHLLFWLSLFPFATAWMGENHFASLPVALYGVVLLLAAIAYFILTRTLILHHGKGSTLANALGRDFKGKVSVLIYAVAIPLAFAKSWLACALYVLVAVMWLIPDSRIEKTLNS